Proteins co-encoded in one Brassica rapa cultivar Chiifu-401-42 chromosome A02, CAAS_Brap_v3.01, whole genome shotgun sequence genomic window:
- the LOC117131834 gene encoding putative nuclease HARBI1 → MGRLGLSSLQKVTAVFRMLAYGLSADATDEYVKIGESTAIESMKRFCRAIINIFSEKYLRSPTSSDIARLFYIGEKRGFPGMLGSLDCMHWKWKNCPTGWAGQYAGRSGSPTIILEAVADYDLWIWHAYFGMPGTNNDINVLDSSHLFSNLAQGIAPPAHYFIQDKEYYMDYYLADGIYPKWSTIVETIQEPRSPKNKYFATQQEACRKDVERAFGVLQSRFAIVKGPVRFWKKNVLHDIMTTCIILHNMIIEDERELDAPIEFGREAPPPDIEIAEDENVRFQNFLARFRNIKNKEAHFSLRNALIDHLWEKYSNAHC, encoded by the coding sequence ATGGGTAGACTTGGATTATCTTCTCTTCAAAAAGTAACGGCGGTGTTCCGGATGCTAGCTTATGGTCTTTCTgctgatgccacagacgaataCGTCAAGATAGGCGAATCAACGGCAATTGAAAGTATGAAAAGATTTTGTCGAGCCATCATCAATATATTTTCGGAAAAATACCTACGGTCACCAACGTCTAGTGATATTGCCAGACTTTTTTATATTGGTGAAAAACGAGGATTTCCTGGAATGCTTGGCAGTTTAGATTGCATGCACTGGAAGTGGAAGAATTGTCCTACCGGTTGGGCGGGACAATATGCGGGTCGTAGTGGATCACCAACTATAATTCTTGAAGCTGTCGCAGATtatgatctttggatatggcatgcATATTTCGGAATGCCAGGCACTAATAACGATATCAACGTGTTGGACTCTTCTCATCTTTTTTCCAATCTTGCTCAAGGTATTGCTCCTCCTGCTCATTATTTTATTCAAGACAAAGAATATTATATGGATTACTATTTAGCGGATGGTATTTATCCAAAATGGTCGACCATAGTAGAAACTATTCAAGAGCCAAGGAGtcctaaaaacaaatattttgcaACGCAACAAGAAGCATGCAGGAAAGATGTTGAACGTGCATTTGGAGTTCTACAGTCGCGCTTTGCTATTGTCAAAGGACCTGTtcgtttttggaaaaaaaatgtgTTACATGACATTATGACTACatgtataattttacataacATGATAATTGAAGATGAGCGTGAACTTGATGCACCAATTGAATTTGGAAGAGAAGCTCCACCTCCAGATATTGAAAttgcagaagatgaaaatgtccgatttcaaaattttcttgctcgatttaggaatatcaaaaataaagaagCTCATTTTTCATTACGAAATGCATTAATTGATCATTTGTgggaaaaatattctaatgctcattgttga
- the LOC103854542 gene encoding uncharacterized protein LOC103854542 isoform X2, whose product MDYEYGGGEYCRRGHVPAFGGWDWNDAVPFTQCFETATTQQPSYLHHYPPYPQDRDLYLAGDLYDNHHLVAPAVILLPRRRAKVGQEPKRTSSKEQHKFKKDARESNAPRSCPTPVVKPRTARPKPVDEDLYKVSPRLLSLKSTKKRGGGFGCISRCFLPTRVL is encoded by the exons ATGGACTAC GAATACGGAGGAGGAGAGTACTGCAGGAGGGGACACGTGCCGGCGTTTGGGGGTTGGGACTGGAACGACGCCGTACCATTCACTCAGTGCTTCGAGACAGCAACAACTCAGCAGCCTTCTTATCTCCACCACTACCCTCCTTACCCTCAAGACCGTGATCTTTACCTCGCTGGTGATCTTTACGACAACCACCACCTTGTCGCTCCCGCCGTCATCCTCCTCCCTCGACGCCGG GCTAAGGTGGGCCAGGAGCCGAAGAGAACCAGCTCCAAGGAGCAACACAAGTTCAAGAAGGATGCGCGTGAGTCTAACGCGCCGAGGAGCTGTCCAACACCGGTGGTGAAGCCGAGGACGGCGAGGCCTAAGCCTGTGGATGAAGACTTGTACAAGGTGTCTCCTCGACTTCTCTCCCTCAAATCCACAAAG AAAAGGGGAGGAGGGTTTGGGTGCATTTCAAGATGTTTTTTGCCGACACGGGTGCTTTGA
- the LOC103854542 gene encoding uncharacterized protein LOC103854542 isoform X3 yields MTQEYGGGEYCRRGHVPAFGGWDWNDAVPFTQCFETATTQQPSYLHHYPPYPQDRDLYLAGDLYDNHHLVAPAVILLPRRRAKVGQEPKRTSSKEQHKFKKDARESNAPRSCPTPVVKPRTARPKPVDEDLYKVSPRLLSLKSTKKRGGGFGCISRCFLPTRVL; encoded by the exons ATGACTCAGGAATACGGAGGAGGAGAGTACTGCAGGAGGGGACACGTGCCGGCGTTTGGGGGTTGGGACTGGAACGACGCCGTACCATTCACTCAGTGCTTCGAGACAGCAACAACTCAGCAGCCTTCTTATCTCCACCACTACCCTCCTTACCCTCAAGACCGTGATCTTTACCTCGCTGGTGATCTTTACGACAACCACCACCTTGTCGCTCCCGCCGTCATCCTCCTCCCTCGACGCCGG GCTAAGGTGGGCCAGGAGCCGAAGAGAACCAGCTCCAAGGAGCAACACAAGTTCAAGAAGGATGCGCGTGAGTCTAACGCGCCGAGGAGCTGTCCAACACCGGTGGTGAAGCCGAGGACGGCGAGGCCTAAGCCTGTGGATGAAGACTTGTACAAGGTGTCTCCTCGACTTCTCTCCCTCAAATCCACAAAG AAAAGGGGAGGAGGGTTTGGGTGCATTTCAAGATGTTTTTTGCCGACACGGGTGCTTTGA
- the LOC117132018 gene encoding uncharacterized protein LOC117132018 yields MSKISSLEFEVLDITGNNYLAWALDAEFSLSAKGLEGTILEGNQAGNQDKAKAMIFLRHHLHGDLKNEYLTVKDPQVLWSDLKERYDHQKTVILPKARYEWAHLRLQDFKSVSDYNSALFKITSKLELCGEKITEADKLEKTFSTFHANNVVLQTQYREKGFQKYSQLISCLLVAEQNNELLMKNHGLRPTGSAPFPEANVTEQNNTGRGNGYTRGRGRGRGRGHGRRGTRGRGYGQIRVRGVSFKNSNSHQKWEKKDGDKQENECYRCGSKDHWARTCRTPAHLVALYQQSVKQKGKNVETNMVYEGGEDDFDFGDATHLDLSDFLVDEEKK; encoded by the coding sequence ATGTCGAAAATTTCTAGTCTTGAATTTGAAGTTCTTGATATCACTGGAAACAACTATTTGGCTTGGGCATTAGATGCCGAGTTTTCCCTTAGTGCAAAGGGACTTGAAGGTACAATCCTAGAAGGAAATCAAGCGGGAAATCAAGATAAAGCAAAGGCTATGATATTCCTTCGTCATCACCTCCATGGAGATCTCAAAAATGAGTATTTGACGGTGAAAGATCCACAAGTCCTTTGGAGCGACTTAAAGGAAAGGTATGATCACCAGAAAACTGTGATTTTACCTAAAGCTCGTTATGAATGGGCACATCTGAGATTACAAGACTTTAAGTCTGTAAGTGATTACAACTCAGCCTTGTTCAAAATTACTTCCAAGTTGGAGTTATGTGGGGAGAAAATCACGGAAGCTGATAAGTTAGAGAAGACATTCTCTACTTTTCATGCAAATAATGTTGTCCTGCAGACACAATACCGTGAAAAGGGATTCCAGAAGTATTCCCAACTTATATCTTGTCTCCTTGTGGCTGAGCAAAACAATGAGCTTTTGATGAAAAATCATGGACTACGTCCAACTGGTTCTGCTCCATTCCCTGAAGCGAATGTGACTGAACAGAACAACACTGGCCGCGGAAATGGCTACACTCGTGGTCGCGGTCGTGGCCGTGGTCGTGGACATGGTCGTAGAGGTACACGTGGACGTGGATATGGTCAAATTCGAGTCCGGGGAGTTTCTTTTAAGAACTCTAACTCTCACCAGAAGTGGGAAAAGAAAGATGGTgacaaacaagaaaatgaatgcTACCGATGTGGAAGTAAAGACCATTGGGCTCGTACGTGCCGTACACCAGCACATCTTGTTGCCTTGTATCAACAGTCAGTAAAACAAAAGGGAAAGAATGTGGAAACAAACATGGTGTACGAAGGTGGAGAggatgattttgattttggtgATGCCACTCACCTTGACCTTTCCGATTTTCTCGTTGATGAAGAGAAAAAGTGA
- the LOC103854542 gene encoding uncharacterized protein LOC103854542 isoform X1 has translation MMRKIITNSCGHPLKNQKILPNDYSCAACSQGKLILRPSPAKITHESINFLERIQGDICGPIHPPCGTFRYFMVLIDASTRWSHVSLLSTRNLAFARLLAQLIKLRAHFPDFPLKAIRLDNAGEFMSQAFNDYCMSIGISVEHPVAHVHTQNGLAESLIKRLQLIARPLLMKSKLPVSAWGHAILHAAALIRIRPTSNHQFSPSQLIMGHEPNISHLKIFGCAVYVPIAPPQRSKMGPQRRLGIYVGYDSPSIIKYLEPSTGDLFKARFADCHFNESVFPILGEEKKQLGKDINWNELSLSYLDPRTKECDLEVQKIIHLQSLGNQLPDAFTDPKRVTVSHIPAVNAPVRMNVQEGQNQPANESKTRLKRGRPIGSKDKNPRKRKGAEIGNNETEVITTSEKSPEENMTQKEIQVPDNEEISTNYVMSGMKWNRKQIDVDDIFAYNVAVDLMDEDHEPKSIEECTRRSDWPKWKEAIDAELKSLAKRAVFGPVVRTPKGVKPVGYKWVFVRKRNENGEIVRYKARLVAQGFSQIPGIDYEETYSPVVDATTFRFLISLAIKEGLDLRLMDVVTAYLYGPLDTDIYMKVPEGFKLPEAANSNSRESYSIKLNRSLYGLKQSGRMWYNRLSEYLLKEGYKNDPISPCIFIKRFEKGYVIIAVYVDDLNIIGTPEEISITMDYLKKEFEMKDLGKTRFCLGLQIEHLKNGILLHQQTYTEKVAKRFSMDQAHPLSSPMVVRSLDVNKDPFRPREKNEEVLGPEVPYLSAIGALMYLASHTRPDISFAVNLLARFSSCPTHRHWNGIKHILRYLQGTKDMGIFFPNPSAEDLIGFADAGYMSDPHNARSQTGYVFTCGGTAISWRSMKQTIAATSSNHADILAIHEASRECVWLRSVIQHIREDCGLSTGKESPTVMYEDNAACIAQLKDGYIKGDRTKHILPKFFFTHDLQKNGDVRVVQVRSSDNLADLFTKALPTSTFMKLVHLIGLRRLKDLDVSIHEGK, from the coding sequence ATGATGCGAAAGATAATCACAAATTCATGTGGGCATCCACTGAAGAACCAGAAGATTCTTCCTAATGATTATTCATGTGCTGCTTGTTCTCAAGGAAAATTGATTTTAAGGCCTTCACCAGCCAAGATAACTCATGAATCAATAAACTTTCTGGAACGTATTCAAGGAGACATTTGTGGGCCGATTCACCCACCATGTGGAACCTTTAGATATTTTATGGTTCTAATTGACGCATCAACAAGATGGTCACATGTTTCTTTGTTATCAACTCGCAACCTGGCGTTTGCAAGACTGCTTGCTCAATTGATCAAATTACGAGCACATTTTCCAGATTTTCCCCTTAAGGCAATTCGCCTAGACAATGCTGGTGAATTCATGTCTCAGGCTTTTAATGATTATTGCATGTCTATTGGGATAAGTGTTGAACATCCTGTAGCACATGTTCACACACAAAATGGTTTAGCTGAATCGTTAATTAAACGTCTTCAGTTGATTGCTAGACCATTGCTTATGAAATCAAAACTCCCAGTCTCTGCATGGGGACATGCTATATTACATGCAGCAGCGTTGATTCGCATAAGGCCAACGAGTAATCATCAATTCTCCCCATCACAATTGATTATGGGTCATGAGCCTAATATTTCCCATCTTAAGATATTTGGATGTGCAGTATATGTTCCGATTGCTCCACCACAGCGATCTAAAATGGGACCTCAAAGAAGGTTAGGAATATATGTTGGATATGATTCTCCATCAATAATTAAATACTTAGAGCCATCCACAGGGGATTTATTTAAGGCCCGATTCGCAGACTGTCATTTTAATGAGTCTGTTTTTCCAATATTAGGGGAAGAGAAGAAACAGTTGGGAAAGGATATTAATTGGAATGAATTATCATTATCTTATCTTGATCCTCGAACTAAAGAATGTGACCTAGAAGTCCAAAAGATAATTCATTTACAAAGCTTAGGAAACCAGTTGCCAGATGCATTTACTGACCCAAAAAGAGTGACTGTGTCACATATCCCAGCTGTAAATGCTCCAGTTAGAATGAATGTCCAAGAAGGACAAAATCAACCTGCTAATGAGTCTAAAACACGCCTGAAGCGTGGTAGACCTATCGGTTCTAAAGATAAAAACCCTCGAAAAAGAAAAGGAGCAGAAATTGGCAATAATGAAACCGAGGTAATTACTACAAGTGAAAAATCTCCAGAAGAGAACATGACACAAAAAGAAATTCAGGTACCTGATAATGAAGAGATCTCAACTAACTATGTCATGTCTGGAATGAAATGGAACCGAAAGCAAATCGACGTCGATGATATTTTTGCATACAATGTAGCAGTTGATCTTATGGATGAGGATCATGAACCAAAATCTATTGAAGAGTGTACACGAAGAAGTGATTGGCCAAAATGGAAAGAAGCAATAGATGCTGAATTAAAATCTCTTGCAAAGAGAGCAGTGTTTGGACCTGTAGTCCGTACACCTAAAGGTGTAAAACCAGTGGGATATAAATGGGTTTTTGTGcgaaaaagaaatgaaaatggTGAGATTGTGAGATACAAAGCACGTTTAGTTGCTCAAGGATTTTCACAAATACCAGGAATTGATTATGAAGAGACATACTCTCCTGTGGTGGATGCTACTACATTCAGGTTCCTTATCAGTCTGGCGATAAAGGAAGGACTTGATTTACGCTTAATGGATGTAGTCACAGCTTACTTATATGGCCCACTAGATACTGACATTTACATGAAAGTCCCTGAAGGATTTAAACTGCCAGAAGCAGCAAATTCTAATTCTCGAGAAAGTTATAGCATAAAGTTAAACCGATCTCTTTATGGACTGAAACAATCAGGACGTATGTGGTATAATCGCCTAAGTGAGTACTTGTTGAAAGAAGGCTATAAAAACGATCCTATCAGTCCATGTATCTTTATAAAAAGATTTGAGAAAGGATATGTTATAATTgcagtgtatgttgatgatttaAACATTATTGGAACTCCTGAAGAGATTTCAATTACAATGGATTACTTGAAGAaagaatttgagatgaaagaTCTTGGAAAAACAAGATTTTGTTTGGGACTACAAATTGAGCACCTTAAGAATGGAATCTTATTGCATCAACAAACTTACACAGAAAAGGTTGCTAAACGATTTTCTATGGATCAAGCACATCCTTTGAGTAGTCCAATGGTGGTAAGATCACTCGATGTGAATAAAGATCCCTTCCGCCCTAGAGAGAAGAATGAAGAAGTTCTTGGTCCTGAAGTACCATACTTAAGTGCTATAGGGGCATTAATGTATCTTGCCAGTCATACAAGACCTGATATATCATTTGCAGTGAATCTACTGGCAAGGTTTAGTTCATGCCCAACTCATAGGCATTGGAATGGGATAAAACATATACTCCGATACCTCCAAGGTACGAAAGACATGGGAATATTCTTTCCTAACCCATCCGCAGAAGATTTGATTGGTTTTGCAGATGCTGGATACATGTCTGATCCCCACAATGCTAGATCACAAACAGGATATGTGTTTACTTGTGGTGGAACTGCTATATCTTGGCGTTCGATGAAGCAAACAATTGCAGCTACTTCTTCCAACCATGCAGACATTTTAGCCATTCATGAAGCTAGTCGCGAGTGTGTATGGTTAAGATCCGTCATTCAACATATACGAGAAGATTGTGGTCTATCTACAGGAAAAGAATCCCCAACAGTCATGTATGAGGATAATGCTGCATGTATCGCTCAACTCAAAGATGGTTACATCAAAGGAGACAGGACAAAGCACATTCTACCGAAATTCTTTTTCACCCATGATCTACAGAAGAATGGCGATGTTCGTGTCGTTCAAGTTCGTTCAAGTGACAACTTAGCTGACTTATTCACCAAGGCGCTACCCACTTCTACTTTCATGAAGTTGGTTCATCTTATTGGATTACGTCGTCTCAAGGATCTTGACGTTAGTATACATGAGGGGAAGTAA
- the LOC103854543 gene encoding LOW QUALITY PROTEIN: protein SUPPRESSOR OF npr1-1, CONSTITUTIVE 1-like (The sequence of the model RefSeq protein was modified relative to this genomic sequence to represent the inferred CDS: deleted 2 bases in 1 codon) — MASSSSSSSSSNGRYHVFPSFRGEDVRNSFLSHLMELERNLITTFIDHGIDRSRPIGSELLLAIKESRIAIVIFSKNYASSTWCLNELVEIHKCFKDLNQMVIPIFYHVDPSDVRKQTGEFGDRFKEICMDKTEDEIERLVRALTDVANLAGQDSKNWIGEGEAKMIEHIAKDVFNKVMIPSNDFSDFVGIEAHFQRLNNLLCLESEEVRKVGIWGPSGIGKSTIGRVLFSQLSSRFHHHAFVSYKSTKQWDDYSMKLSLDERLLSEISCQKDLKISHLGVVKQMLNHKKVLIIVDDVDDLEVLNTFMDQTRLVGSGSRIIVITQDRKLLKSQEIELIYEVELPSYDLAIQMFCRYAFGKNSPPYGFEELTEEVALHSSNLPLGLSVLGSSLKGMTKEEWVEMLPRLLNSLDGKIKNTLKVCYDRLDVKEQELFLWIACLSDGPNVSFLKDLLGDSAEIGLKILNDKSLIRRESTEFVRMHSLLQKLGKEINRADPINNRRFLTEAEDICDVLTDNAGTKNTLAMYLNMSEINEPLSMDENSFQRMRNLKLLHFYKPWWWSRETGKGRLTLPNRGLHHFPRKLRLLRWDEYPSKCMPFNFRAESLVEIRMEYSKLEKLWEGTQFLGSLKEMDMSYSADLKEIPDLSKAINVKKLNLRGCKSLLALPSSIGNLSNLFLLKLKGCTSLVTLPSSIGKLSKLSKLDMSKCSNLKFLPADVNLESLLILKLNGCSQLRMFPRISRNTEWLYLEETALEREEDSSWIENIPHLKELYWDDVPLSCMPPNLNPEYMKYLKMRGGRLKKLWGGVKSLEYLREMDLSGCESLVEIPDLSMAIGLRYLELKNCKSLVMLPSSIRNLNQLERLNMEGCTMLEVLPVDIDLPNLGQLNLSGCLKLRNFPQISTRIEFLYLDDTAIEEIPSWIKNMSRLWELTMRRCKNLKKISAEIFKWQYLEADFSDCGGITTICDHLPGWPHNDFFDISSFSSYRYPGGVTPFKFKNCFDLDRDAQEIIIQSNPIMAVIPGGEVPMYFTHRGCGSSLSILLSESSLSQESLLLKTCLVVGHSSHYPARYIQVRQSFRGQKEEIHCDVKVDAACTYEKDHQVLFILHIQIKGVDNPPSELNNNVLLLEFYTNHYVRYGGGCSRRKQISTVEGIKGCGARVMNISETDGERNRRKKKMRMTVPTFQEHTNSPYIQPAVNSRLVAPNLDLSLGLAGASSGEESDEESDEESNRSKKKMRMTVPTFQEHSNSLYIQTAVNFEPMAQNMELSLGLAGASPFDPCLGRESLHSEPMIIEQQNTGASDEEDPSFSALLLNFFT, encoded by the exons atggcttcttcttcttcttcttcttcttctagcaACGGGAGATACCATGTTTTCCCCAGCTTCCGTGGAGAAGATGTCCGCAACTCATTCCTAAGCCATCTCATGGAGCTTGAACGCAACTTGATCACTACATTCATCGACCATGGCATCGACAGAAGCCGCCCTATCGGATCCGAGCTTTTATTGGCGATAAAAGAATCGAGAATAGCGATCGTCATCTTCTCTAAGAACTACGCCTCGTCAACATGGTGTTTGAACGAACTGGTGGAGATCCACAAGTGCTTTAAGGATCTGAATCAGATGGTGATACCAATTTTTTACCATGTCGATCCTTCTGATGTTAGAAAGCAGACCGGGGAATTCGGCGATAGGTTTAAAGAAATTTGCATGGACAAAACAGAAGATGAGATAGAAAGGTTGGTTCGAGCACTAACGGATGTAGCAAATTTGGCCGGACAGGATTCCAAGAATTG GATCGGTGAAGGCGAAGCAAAAATGATTGAACATATAGCTAAGGATGTGTTCAACAAAGTTATGATACCATCAAACGATTTTAGCGACTTTGTGGGGATTGAAGCTCATTTTCAGAGGTTGAATAATCTTTTGTGTTTGGAGTCTGAGGAGGTTAGAAAGGTAGGAATTTGGGGCCCTTCAGGGATAGGTAAGAGTACCATAGGAAGAGTTCTTTTTAGTCAACTCTCTAGCCGATTCCACCACCATGCTTTTGTCTCTTACAAGAGTACAAAACAGTGGGATGACTATAGCATGAAGTTGTCTTTGGATGAACGACTTCTGTCGGAAATTTCATGTCAAAAGGACCTAAAGATATCCCATTTAGGTGTAGTGAAACAAATGCTAAACCACAAGAAAGTTCTTATCATCGTTGATGATGTGGATGATCTTGAAGTGCTAAACACCTTCATGGATCAAACTCGTTTGGTTGGATCCGGGAGCAGAATCATTGTGATAACTCAAGATAGGAAACTTTTAAAGTCTCAAGAGATTGAGCTTATTTATGAGGTCGAGCTCCCATCGTACGATCTGGCTATACAAATGTTCTGTCGATATGCGTTTGGGAAAAACTCTCCGCCTTATGGTTTCGAAGAACTCACGGAGGAAGTTGCATTGCATTCAAGTAATCTCCCTTTAGGTCTAAGTGTCTTGGGTTCGTCTTTGAAAGGAATGACGAAGGAGGAGTGGGTGGAGATGCTGCCTAGGCTCTTGAATAGTTTGGATGGGAAAATCAAGAATACACTAAAAGTTTGCTATGATAGGTTAGATGTCAAAGAGCAAGAATTGTTCCTTTGGATTGCATGCCTATCCGATGGTCCTAACGTCAGTTTCTTAAAAGACTTGCTTGGAGATAGTGCTGAAATTGGGCTCAAAATACTGAATGACAAGTCCCTAATACGTAGGGAATCAACAGAATTTGTTCGAATGCACAGTTTGTTACAGAAGTTGGGTAAAGAAATCAATCGTGCAGATCCCATCAACAACCGTAGGTTCTTGACGGAAGCT GAGGATATATGTGATGTACTTACCGATAATGCT GGCACTAAGAATACTCTAGCCATGTATTTGAACATGTCGGAAATCAACGAGCCATTGTCTATGGATGAAAATTCATTTCAAAGAATGCGTAATCTGAAACTTCTACACTTTTACAAACCCTGGTGGTGGTCAAGGGAGACTGGAAAAGGCAGATTGACTTTACCTAACCGAGGCCTGCATCATTTTCCACGCAAACTCAGATTGCTACGTTGGGATGAATATCCATCCAAGTGCATGCCTTTTAACTTTAGAGCGGAAAGTCTGGTTGAAATCAGAATGGAGTATAGTAAGCTTGAGAAGTTGTGGGAAGGAACTCAG TTTCTTGGAAGTTTGAAGGAGATGGATATGAGTTATTCTGCAGATTTAAAAGAGATTCCAGATCTTTCAAAAGCAATAAATGTCAAGAAATTGAATCTTCGGGGATGCAAATCTTTGTTGGCACTTCCTTCCTCAATTGGAAATCTCAGTAATCTGTTTCTATTGAAGCTTAAGGGATGCACATCTTTGGTGACACTTCCTTCCTCAATTGGGAAACTCAGTAAACTATCTAAACTGGACATGTCGAAATGCTCAAACCTTAAGTTTCTACCAGCTGATGTCAACTTGGAATCTCTTTTAATTCTCAAACTTAACGGATGCTCACAGTTGAGAATGTTTCCTCGTATATCAAGGAACACTGAATGGCTTTACCTAGAAGAAACTGCAttagaaagagaagaagatagtTCTTGGATTGAGAATATCCCTCACCTTAAAGAACTCTATTGGGATGATGTACCATTGAGTTGTATGCCACCTAATCTCAACCCAGAATATATGAAGTACCTTAAAATGAGAGGTGGCAGGCTTAAGAAGTTATGGGGAGGGGTAAAG TCGCTTGAATATCTCAGGGAGATGGATTTGTCAGGATGTGAAAGCCTAGTCGAAATTCCAGATCTTTCAATGGCCATCGGCCTTAGGTATTTGGAACTCAAAAATTGTAAAAGCTTGGTTATGCTTCCTTCCTCAATTAGGAATCTCAACCAACTCGAGCGCTTGAACATGGAAGGGTGCACAATGCTCGAGGTTCTACCAGTCGACATCGACTTGCCTAATCTTGGACAACTCAATCTCAGTGGATGCTTAAAATTGAGAAATTTTCCTCAGATTTCAACCCGCATTGAATTTCTCTATCTAGATGACACTGCGATTGAAGAAATTCCTTCCTGGATTAAGAACATGTCTAGACTCTGGGAACTAACAATGCGTCGGTGCAAGAATTTAAAGAAAATCTCCGCAGAGATTTTTAAATGGCAATATCTTGAGGCAGACTTTTCAGACTGTGGAGGAATCACAACAATCTGTGATCACTTACCAGGATGGCCACACAATGATTTCTTTGatatttcttcattttcttcttaCAGATATCCGGGAGGAGTGACTCCGTTCAAGTTcaaaaattgctttgatttggATAGAGATGCACAGGAAATTATTATACAATCAAACCCAATCATGGCCGTTATACCAGGTGGAGAAGTGCCTATGTATTTCACACATCGAGGTTGTGGAAGTTCCCTAAGTATCCTTTTGTCTGAGAGCTCTCTTTCTCAAGAATCTCTATTACTGAAAACTTGCCTCGTGGTCGGACATTCAAGTCACTACCCCGCCAGATACATACAAGTTCGTCAGTCCTTTCGAGGCCAAAAAGAAGAGATTC ATTGTGATGTTAAAGTGGACGCCGCGTGCACATACGAGAAGGATCATCAGGTTTTGTTCATCTTACATATTCAAATAAAAGGAGTGGATAACCCGCCATCTGAACTGAACAACAATGTTCTACTACTTGAGTTTTATACCAACCATTATGTCCGATATGGTGGAGGGTGTTCTCGCCGCAAACAAATTTCTACCGTTGAAGGGATAAAAGGATGCGGTGCACGAGTCATGAATATCTCAGAAACAGACGGCGAGCGTAACAGACGAAAGAAGAAGATGCGG ATGACAGTTCCAACATTCCAAGAGCATACCAACTCTCCGTATATCCAACCTGCAGTGAATTCCAGACTAGTGGCTCCGAATTTGGACCTTTCCCTGGGGCTGGCTGGAGCATCTAGTGGTGAAGAAAGTGACGAAGAAAGTGATGAAGAGAGCAACCGAAGCAAGAAAAAGATGCGG ATGACAGTTCCAACATTTCAGGAACATTCCAACTCTTTGTACATCCAAACTGCAGTGAATTTCGAACCGATGGCTCAAAATATGGAGCTTTCCTTGGGGTTGGCTGGAGCATCTCCTTTTGACCCGTGTCTTGGCAGAGAATCTTTGCATTCTGAACCCATGATAATCGAGCAACAAAACACAGGTGCATCCGACGAAGAGGATCCTTCATTTTCTGCACTGCTTTTAAACTTTTTCACCTAG